In Mugil cephalus isolate CIBA_MC_2020 chromosome 11, CIBA_Mcephalus_1.1, whole genome shotgun sequence, the genomic window GAGGTTGAAATTTTGAGgttaatttttttatgttaaattttattaggttaatttttttttattattgttgaattttatgaggttgaacttttttttgatgttgatttatGTACACTACATTTAcctagcaatttatattcaaactctgatggcacagaaaaacttcatttttctttattttaattttttaattaaatttattcaACATTTGCGATGCGCATCCATCAATATGCTTCGACGAGTCGTGTATATGTACAGTAAAGTACTTTCAATGTTCATCAGATGagcctttatttcatttatggatTTGGTGGGGTCTTGTTGATTTTGCAACGATTTTCTTCCGACTCCGCGCGTACAGCCTCTTTGCCGTGATTTCGGTGGCggtaaaaaaacaagaaaaaatggTAGTTAAGAACAGGGgggatttatcatcactgattacTTATTAGTGTGCGTAGGACCAGTGTCCACAcgtttgataaaaaaaaaaaaaaaaaggttgagaagaATTAAAAATCAGAGTTACTTTATTGATACCAAGGGGAAATCACTTttcagcagctcctactcaaagtgtaccagtatTCAGAACAAAGACCAATGTAGGCACTAAGAATAAGTAACAGTAAGTAGGAAGTTATAGTAAGAATACATGCatcaatgtaaaatatatatatatacagtacagtatgtacaagttcaagtgaacctgtgttccaaGTTGTTGTtctataataacactgaatatgGAGTATTGCAAAATGGGAAGTTAATTGCAGacggtgagtccagagtccaataaatatataatgaaatatgtacaagtatatgaaaagaaagtgaacatgagttattgcacaatgTTGTTATAAATATGGGCTATGCACATTgagcacattgctgtctgctgttaaGTCCTgggtctctgtgttgtgttctgtccacttctctttctaaaatAGTGATTAATTCAAACATTGCGTTCTTCCACAGTGGTGGAAAAGAAGATTTtcggacacccttaaaattttacacaatccaaaatattatcatgaaatatctGCGGAAAAatctttgtgtttcaaaagttgtggctgcattagacagacaaagacaaatacaaattataattattaatataattattatattattatattattattttgtttattgtttacaagaaaaactaataaaactaaattcttgacagtgtCAGTATGTCAGTTCTCAATATTTTCGGTATCACAgtgaacaaataacagagaatgtgatcaaaactgaactaaaaagaaataaaggtgAGAGGAAGGGTTATCACAGTCtatcacaaaaacagagagaatttATTTGCACTCATGCTCACACCAATTagcgagcatgtctttggaggtgggaggaaaccagtgTGCCCGGAGAAAACCCGGAGAGAACATACAAACCCCACCCAGAGATGCATGAGCTGAactcgaacctggaccttcttaATGGGAAGCATCAGCGCTAACtaccgagccactgtgccacccTCTTCCTGAAttattacttttaattcttctaaactCTATAACCTACCACAGATTTTCGATGGGGCTCATGTCtgggatactgtgctcctgcggccaagttctactggctctggatgtgtggcaagaggcattatcttgttgaaatgTCCAGTTTTGACCTCTATGGAACAGTGCACCTGCAGGAGCATGCGGGTTTGGAGAGTGGCGCAGTATCTGTTAGAGTTCAATGTGTCTGAGaagaccaacaccagcagcactcatgcatccccaaaccacgATACTGTCTCCACCATATTTGACAGTAGGTAccatacatgctggagataatgcttcgcCTGGTCTTCTGcataccctcacattagcaggaggaagataaagctggaaactggactcaccTGACCACAgaattcctgactgtccagttttAACCTCCGtttctcattgatcaggggcttttgacagccttgtaggaccttaagccatgatctaaaagttaACCACGTGCAGTacaggtggaacactggacaccagtttggtttgaccactgctgttgtaTGGTTTTACCTGCACATGTGGCTCAGGATGCGataatttcttgctgaagaaaccctcgGACCCTTAGATCGTGGTTTGTCTCCactgttggttcgtctgtatcTGTGCAGAATAGATCTAACTgttgcatctgcacttccttgTCTGTATCTTAAggcgtgtttcctgtgttaggttccttgtttaagacatttctgtctctgaagAACATTCAAATATACAAAGCATGGCAACAAAAAATATGTCTTATATTTATGGAACCAatagattttatgtttttaatggctgttttaggagttgtttagtattttgtctttgattgtactaaaagaaattgcacttaatgacctaagagtgattcttaatgcaatatttcacaagtGCATGGGGTGTCTGataacttttttccaccactacATGCAATTTTCACAcattgcaaattcatgctgcaaaccgaattagaccctctggtggtcCTGTTATGTTTGACACATAACCAAAATTATTTATAGAAGTAGAACATGGTTACAAAATacagtttcccttttttttgttattatagACAAACAAAAGACTAAAAAAGACAATGACTAAAACTTGCACACAgaagcagtttttatttttctgtgaaatAGAGGTAAGATGGAAGTGTTCATTTATTACATGCTGTAATTATTGAGCAAGCTGACATTATTTTAGATATAGTGAATCTTTTTAGACTACAGCATTTAAACGGATAAAGACTTATGTTCTTTGATCCATTGTTTCCTGTCCAGTTACAGCTCACTGATTGCCAAGGTTTTTACTGGTGGAAATCACAAAGTAACTCACTACAGGTTAAATGATAAGACTATAGATAGTAGATGGGTAGACAAATAACTGAAGGTAACAACCCAGGAAATATTTCATCAAGTAATCAACCAATGCAGCAGCCAAACGACAACAATGATATAAAATGTTCCATTAAGTCAGGAGACTGATCAGTCAGAAGTCATCCTACTCTATAATCGTTGTGCAAGACAATATTgacaatattttacatttagttcATCTCTACAGCAGTGAACACCAGAGCTTTCTATCCAGGCAGCTGTCAAGTATAACAAATGCTCCCAAGTGACTTGCTACAGTACTGCTACAGGTAATAAGAGTCTGTTCATACtgacaaaggaggaaaaataacaaatgtggaaggaaaataaatatatcgaATAATAATATATCACTTAGGATGCTATATTCTATTTATAGTTTACAAGAGCATCTGGATCTCAGTGCCTGCTAAGAACAAATATAGTTGATGACACCTTGTTCACAGAGATATAGGCTCCTTTTCACAGATCCATTGGTTCTTGTTTTTACAGCTCACTGACTTCCATCCTTCGTTGAAGACGGAAATTGCACATTGGCCACTGATGGGAGGCTGTTTCACCCAGAGGCTGTGACAAAAATGTTACTTAGATCAAGGCTGGTAGGTTTTGCGATTTGTGGTGTCAAGAAATGTGCCTCTTACTTATCAGTCAGATCACTTCCATTGACCCACTTCCATTTCCCATCTTCAACTCTCAAGCCAATCCAGTATCCACTAGTTCCCGAACTTCCCCAACTGTTATCAGCAACAAATGTCTGAGGACAATAGAGATAAAGAGATTGGAGATATTTCAATACTTGAAAATACATGAGGTGACCAAAGACTCGATGTGTGTTCAGACCTATGCAGAATGTCAGAGAGATTCTGTTTCCTTTATACCTTTTCAGGTTCATTCATCACAACAGCCAAATCTGAAATCTTGCCTCTGCAGTTTTCTCGAGCTTCCTCCCAGGTTTTCTTATTAATGGCTTCAGCATTATTGATGGCATAGCAGCTGGACTGGAAGTCCATCCAACCTTTCTGACAATATTTACAGTGCATTgctgcaacaacagaaaagaacTGATAAACAAAGTCACTGCAGTTATAGTTATATTTGCTGTTAAATAGTTCTGAGTATGTGGTTATTTTCATTGGGACAGCTGAGGTTAATGCACCACTGATCTCAGCTGACACTGAACTCACCGAATTTTGTCTTCATGTTCTTTATTTGGTCtgttaggtttttgttttgcgtCATCAGGTTGTAGTTTTCCTCAATCAGCCTGgtattgtttttataaattaaaaaggtAACTGTTGTGTCAAACATAAAAGATTTAATGAATAACAATCAACTGGATTTAAACAAAATACGTCAGAAGGATTGTATTTTACTCTGGAAGAATAATTCCAGCAGAGCAATagacacatatacatatttagTTAGAGAGGACACAGAGTTACTATTGAGATTATACTCACAGAAGGTACGACAGCCAGTAACTGCCAACAGTGTCAGCCAAAACACTGCCAGCAGTGGGAGAGTCCGAGCGAAAGAGGAACACTTCTTATCTGATATAATCAGCAGAAATACAGTATGTCTCACAAGATCAATGTGCACCTATAGAATTTGTCAAGTAAACTGTGTTAATAACACACCTGAAGTGGCTGGCATTTTGTTCACTGTGCACGCTGCTGGATTTATATAGTTGTGCTTCCCACATATGTCTGGAACTGTacacataaaagacaaatactTATGCATCTCCAAAACAATCTGACAGAGGCTCCTTAGAACATTACATTTTACCAGTTTGTTCTCGTGTTATTACTTGAAATGTTCATGCAGACAACAgcagtaagaaaataaatatacaaaagtcAGGTAGTATCTTACCTGTAGGTTGATGGATTTTTCTCAAATCCATCGTCTGTGTACTGTACATCTGGGAGACAATGCTTTGCCTGGTCTTCtgcgtaccctcacattagcaggaggaagataaagctggaaactggactcaccTGACCACAgaattcctgactgtccagttttAACCTCCGtttctcattgatcaggggcttttgacagccttgtaggaccttaagctaTGATCTAAAAGTTAACCACGTGCAGTacaggtggaacactggacaccagtttggtttgaccactgctgttgtaTGGTTTTACCTGCACATGTGGCTCAGGATGCGataatttcttgctgaagaaacccttggacccTTAGATCGTGGTTTGTCTCCActgttggttcgtctgtgtctctgcagaatAGATCTCActgctgcatctgcacttccttgTCTGTATCTTAAggcgtgtttcctgtgttaggttccttgtttaagacatttctgtctctgaagAACATTCAAATATACAAAGCATGGCAACAAAAAATATGTCTTAtatttatggaaccaatcaattttatgtttttaatggctgttttaggatttgtttagtattttgtctttgACTAAAACTGTActgtgtatttgtctttttttctccggcttctgctcaaggtttctgcCTGTTCAAAGGAAGTTTTTCCTcaccaccgtcgccctcaggcttgcttatggaggttgcaggccagcttttgtaaagcgccttgaggcaatttgtattgttattgacactacataaataaaacgtAAAGAATGAAGCTACACAGTGTGATGTACAATTATAAACATGCCtatctgtgggtgttactttTGGTGTTGTCTTATAAACACTAAAGgggtgtttctttgttttctgctgcatgCAAATATAAGTAGCATCAAATACAATGTTCTTTCTAAAACATTGATTGCAACACTTCTCAGATAAGTTAAACTTCGGGTCATTTTCTGGAACTCTGCTGATATTGATGTGGTTAACATGTGACTATGTTACGACCCGacagggcagaaaatgtctAGGGGAACACAAGGGGGTAACAAttgaggtaaaaggagaaaacaaagaagccaaccaaggaccgtctgcaatcgcagggatttatttacaatctacaataaaccaagaagaagccttttcagacaccacaatgccggccagaaacaaacacgctgcacacgCTGGCTGCAGGATCACTCTTCTAATGACGCACACAGGTCGGATCTTTATGGACTACAGCTggcaatcagctaatcagctgattgaggtggagggggggaaggcggtacctgaaatgaaagaacaaaaagacaaggccacacacacactggcccgtAACACCCCCACCGATAAGAATAAACCCCGCCTACAGGCAGAAAATAAGCATTACACTATATATAAATCACAGATCATACACTAATATAACACAGATGTTAACAATTGACTTTGCAAGCAATGACGTTACCCACGTGACAGCATGTCAGCCACCAGATTATCAGCCCCTTTCTTGTGCTTCACCTCGATGTTATAGCGCTGTGCTTGGAGCGCCCAGCGCATCAACCGCTGGTTACTGTTGTACATCTGCATCAGGAAAACAAGGGGGTTGTGATCTGTGTACACTGTAACCGGTACAGACGTGGAGCCCACATAAACTTCGAAGTGCTGCAAAGCAAGGAGCATGGCCAGGGTTTCTTTCTCAATCGTTGAGTAATTCAGCTGATgctttttaaacttcactgagaagtagCAGACAGGGTGGCACACATTATCAACACCGTCTTGCAATAGCACTGCTCCAGCTCCTATGGCACTAGCATCGACTTCTAGCTTGAAAGGCCTGGAGAAGTTGGGTGCAGCCAACACTGGGGCACTACAGAGGAGGGACTTGACAGCAGTAAAGGCATGGGCACAGTCATCATCCCAAACAAAAGGAATGGATGGGCTACACAGCTTGGTCAATGGGGCAACCACTACAgaaaagtttttacaaaaacaccGATAGTAACCGGCCATACCCAGGAAACGTCTCAGTTCACGTCGAGTCGTAGGTGTCGGGAGAGCCAGCACAGCCTCAACCTTGGTGGTCACGGGTAGAACCTGCCCATGGCCAACCTGCTTCCCCAAGTAGGTGACCATAGCCTTGCCAAATTCGCACTTGGCCAGATTTAACGTTAGTGAGGCATCTGCCAGGCGCCGGAACACATCCTTCAAGCTGGAGATGTGACTCACCCAGTCTCTGGAATAGACCACCACATCATCCAAGTACACGCTACAGTCAGGCACATTTCCCAATACATGCTGCATGAGGCGCTGGAAAGTGGCTGGGGCATTTCTCATGCCAAAGGCCATTACGGTGTACTGCAAGAAGGCATCAGGGGttacaaatgcagaaatgtcaGATGCACGTTGCGTTAAAGGGACCTGCCAGTACCCTTTTAGCAGATCTAGTTTCGTAATAAATTCTGCAGGACCCACACTGTCAATACAGTCATCAATACGAGGTAAAGGAAAGGAATCCGGCACAGTCACTGCATTCACCTTACGGAAATCGGTGCAGAATCGAGGGGTTCCGTCTGACTTAGGAGTCAACAAACAGGGCGAGCTCCAAGACTACAACTAGGTCGGGCAAAAGCCGTGTTCAACCAGGTACGCAACCTCTTGTTTCATTAATTCTCTTTTCTCAACAGGACAACGGTATGCATGCTGCTTAATGGGTGTATGATCACTCACATCAATATCATGTTCTAACACGTTGGTACGGGATGGCACATCCCCATGCAAAGTGGGGTAGGTAACGAGAAGGTCAAGCACATCCTGACGCTGAGCTTGGGGAAGATAGGACAGATGTTGCTTGGCATTCGACATGAACTCAGAGTTGGACAACCGGCCAGACTGCTGCGCATCAGAGGGTGGAATCAAGTCATCAGTTACATCAgctacacaaacaagcaaaggaGCGACGGTAACAGAGTGCTTTGAACATGCAACCTGTTTATCCTCTGGTGAGTGGAAAGCTTTAAGCATGTTAATATGGCACAAATGAGTCTTCTTGCGACGCTCGGGCGTCCGGATGACATAATCTGTGTCAGAGATTCTACTCTCCACTACATAGGGACCCGTGAATCGAGCTGTAAGCGCGGACCCAGGTGTGGGTAGCAACACCAACACCTCATCACCAGGCTGGAACTGCCGCTCAACAGCCTTCCGGTCAAATCGTTGTTTCATACTGACCTGAGCAGAGGAGAGGGCCTCTTTTGCCAGTTTAGAGGCAAGATGCAGACGCTCTCTGCATTTGGAGACAAAATCCACAATGTTAGTTTGTCTTGGGGAGCTGCCCACCAACTGCTCCTTCAAGACTGCTACGGACCTCGCACATTGTACCCAAATACTAGCTCTGCTGGGCTGAACCCCAGGGACTCCTGCTTTGCATCTCTAATGgcaaacaatacaaatggtACCCCCTCATCCCAGTCTTTACCACTGTCATGACAAAATTTACTCAACatagattttaaagtttgatgCCACCGTTCAAGCGCACCTTGAGACTCGGGATGGTAAGCACTCGACACAGAATGACCAATACCCAGAGACTGCAGGGTCTCATTAAAGACCTTGGAAAGAAAATTAGTTCCCTGGTCAGTTTGCACCACCCTCGGCAAAccaaacagagtgaaaaactTCAGCAGTGCCTTCGTGACCGCTGGTGCTGTAATTTTTCGCAAAGGGACAGCCTCAGGAAACCGAGTGGAGACACACATCATTGTTAACATGAACTGGTTGCCAGCCTTAGTTCTAGGCAATGGACCCACACAATCAACAGTCACATGCTCGAAAGGCTCACCAACGGCTGGAACAGGACgaagaggagcagggggaaCAGGCTGATTCGGTTTCCCTACAATCTGACAAGTATTGCAACACTTATAAAAATTCGTCACATCATCCTTTAAACCGGGCCAAAAGAAATGCCGGAGGACTCGATGATAGGTCTTAGTTACCCCCAGGTGACCAGACCACAAATGTTCATGGGCCAACTTCAGCACATGCTGGCGACAATTAACAGGAAGGACTATCTGATGGACCACCCCCAATCCTCACCAAGCTCAACTGCTGCTCTGCCTGATTGTGAAGCCCACCTGCGCATCAGGACACCATCGTCAAGAAAATATGGTTGCTTAGATGTACACTCACTGGAttccttcacagcagcagccatacATTTAGCCAAGGATTGATCTGTTTGCTGGGCAGCAATGAGAGCCTCACGATTAAGTGGTAAGGGAGCCGCAAGAGCAACAGAAGCAACAGGCTCCCCACCCTGTTCAGGTTTTCTGAACCCACCGTCCTCTGaaccaccaccagggggcagctcATCCTGGGAGAGAacagatagaaacagagaatcGGCCAAATCAACCTCCTGGTCCTGAGCCTGCCCACGGGCCTTAGCTCTTGTTAGCACACTAACCATAAACacatcaggatgtttttcagCCAACTCATCAGGATAAGTCTCTGGAATGGGCTCAGCAACGACCTTAGGAACAGGATAAACCTTTCCGCCAGCAATATCATTACCCATGATGAAATCGACACCACTAATAGGAAAACACGGGCGAACCCCCACATGAAAATAACCAGTTGCCAGATCCGACTGCACATGGATTCGGTGCAGAGGGGCGGGAATGAAACCCATCTCAATCCCCCTTACCACAGCACTGGCGTCAGACTCAGCACCAGATGGCAACACACTGGACAAAATGAGGGACTGCGAGCAGGCAGTGTCACGCAGCGCAGTCACTAGGCGCTGGTCCCTGGCCTGTCCCGCAAGAGACACCCAACACTTGAATATGAAAGGCCTAAAACAGTCTTCAGGAACCTCTGACACTACGGTCTCGCTACTGATGGACGTTTTAATAAGCCCCACGCCTTTTGGTGGCCTCGCAACAGGCTGCTTACACTTCCAGGCAACACAATCCGCGATCAAATGACCCGacttatgacaataaaaacatttccgaTCAGCTttggaaacagaaggaacagcAGCTCCTGACACCTGCGAACCAGACTTCAGCAAAACCTCCCGAGAAGACTCACGTTTAGCCAATacacttttgtgtgtgagcgcaaACTCATCTGCCAAGGTAGCAGCCTGCTGCAAGGTGGACACTTTCTGTTCGTTCAGATATAcactgcagtcacgccatctgcgcttcggcgaggcacggtcgcgctatctacacttgaaaatcgagtgcccgtctacatcgcatcggacggtaaagcgtttgagcggttttatggtgcattcaagtgcagattcttcttctacacgtccccagctaccactgtagagattttcaatttatttcactgcatcattttcagataaactcgtgttgaaatcatacccaatgaatgatgtatatgggcagattaaaaaaattattaaaaaaactaaacaaattgttttctcaaaactccaccagattcttgttctacatctccccagctaccactgtggtgattttcaacataattcactgcatcattttcaaataacctcgtgttgaaatcatacccaatgaatgatgtatatgggcagattaaaaaaattattaaaaaaacaaaacaaattgttttctgcaaactccaccagattcttgttctacacgcccccagctaccactgtagggattttcaacttaattcactgcatcattttcaaataatcggATGATGAATTcatatccaatgaatgatgtatatgggcagattaaaaaaatatttaaaaaaaataaactaattgttttctgcaaagtcaaccagattcgtgttctacatggccccagctaccactgtggtgattttcaacctaattcactgcatcattttcaaataaactcgtgttgaaatcatacccaatgaatgatgtatatgggcagattaaaaaaattattaaaaaaacaaaacaaattgttttctgcaaactccaccagattcttgttctacacgcccccagctaccactgtagggattttcaacttaattcactgcatcattttcaaataatcggatgatgaaatcatacccaatgaatgatgtatatgggcagattaaaaaataaataaataaataaataaaaacaaattgttttctgcaaactccaccagattatTGTTCTACAtgcccccagctaccactgtagtgattttcaacttatttcactgcatcattttcaaataattggatgatgaaatcatacccaatgaatgatgtatatgggcagattaa contains:
- the LOC125015883 gene encoding killer cell lectin-like receptor subfamily B member 1B allele C — translated: MYSTQTMDLRKIHQPTVPDICGKHNYINPAACTVNKMPATSDKKCSSFARTLPLLAVFWLTLLAVTGCRTFFTFLIYKNNTRLIEENYNLMTQNKNLTDQIKNMKTKFAMHCKYCQKGWMDFQSSCYAINNAEAINKKTWEEARENCRGKISDLAVVMNEPEKTFVADNSWGSSGTSGYWIGLRVEDGKWKWVNGSDLTDNLWVKQPPISGQCAISVFNEGWKSVSCKNKNQWICEKEPISL
- the LOC125016018 gene encoding uncharacterized protein LOC125016018; this encodes MDREQPLMSQANEEGILLCAAISENSVLTHIPRLGPYNTQHLLGFLNTLYRDIIPENETIWTSVVLFLEVEAGGDFAWGRSGCGSSLSGEGGPVEVADQGTPAVKEVGTAARPVTLPQFVPFSVESTPGSKVEARLKVRLARFQLEKEERERDFQFRRELELKKLEADTAVRLRQVELQARTTPAGEAPPVSLPSITFDVTKHISLVPVFREAEVETYFGAFERIAAALRWPEDVWAILLQCRLTGRAQEACSSLSVEDGLNYDKVKGAILRAYELVPEAYRQRFRNLRKTSNQTHIDFAREKGILFDRWCAACKADNFASVRELMLLEEFKSCVSERTAVYLNEQKVSTLQQAATLADEFALTHKSVLAKRESSREVLLKSGSQVSGAAVPSVSKADRKCFYCHKSGHLIADCVAWKCKQPVARPPKGVGLIKTSISSETVVSEVPEDCFRPFIFKCWVSLAGQARDQRLVTALRDTACSQSLILSSVLPSGAESDASAVVRGIEMGFIPAPLHRIHVQSDLATGYFHVGVRPCFPISGVDFIMGNDIAGGKVYPVPKVVAEPIPETYPDELAEKHPDVFMVSVLTRAKARGQAQDQEVDLADSLFLSVLSQDELPPGGGSEDGGFRKPEQGGEPVASVALAAPLPLNREALIAAQQTDQSLAKCMAAAVKESSECTSKQPYFLDDGVLMRRWASQSGRAAVELGEDWGWSIR